A DNA window from Microbispora sp. ZYX-F-249 contains the following coding sequences:
- a CDS encoding immunoglobulin-like domain-containing protein, with translation MHHFALDETGGTTLVNSGSAGSAANARLVNPEKATLTGDGVRFNPGSYESALDGAYVALPNNITAGMSNLTVDYDVWIDPANVGEHQMWGFGAKSGSCDVDTGAQGSIFASNTQRFRIAVGSANLQQNRVRMPEGAWTHVTYTQSLNADGTSWTGRLYLDGVLHATSTNLTTPPSVNAAGTNCNFLARSQTSGHYSFRGTLRDFRVYDRAVSLDETLALAKKTVSDGVRADAAAIDLGLTSAIVRDIVLPKVGSVAGSTITWTSSDPSVVEVRTPPALPSARKVAVTGKITRPAKGQPDATATLTATVRKGAQEVTTREIPIVVKAEFDDAQAVDRDTFDLALYATDDVRGNINLPATGEFGSTITWKSTTDLVTPTGKVTRPAFGRADVEAVLTATVTKGSASKTKSFPVTITAMPRAEEYERYFLGYFKGEGIADGEQIMFATSNGNTALDWTGLTGGWPSLISQLGDQGLRDPHIVRSPDGDTFYMIATDLNWYDQGGYAINDTQYIEVFESHDLVHWTPQRHVKVAPDNAGNAFAPESLWVEEIGAYAVFWAQSLWNDPVNRTGQGNAQMWYTTTRDFQTFSAPKVWQNPAPLSRIDTTAIRVGDHYYRVTKNEAGNQGSDIFSEKHTDFLDSNINNWTLLAPALGRTTWVANQGYEGPIIFKANPGDTSCPGQFYLWGDRYTNGGGYQAACHENIEAPTWNAKAITMTNAGVVRPRHGTVIPLTLREWNDIRKIPNSDVTTSTEVAVEPYASGAQTTTATATVKAADGFETGGQVRFSIGSWSKTAYLKDGAATVTLPAGLPAGTRTVKAEYLGFDYLKASEGTASFTVPVASELALTVTATARCVGTTAYVAVTAVNDAAVPANVTLTTPYGSKAVADVAQGKQAYQSFNTRAGQIATGTATVTATATIDGRQVTSTYAPSYTAINCA, from the coding sequence GTGCACCACTTCGCCCTCGACGAGACCGGTGGGACGACGCTGGTCAACTCGGGTAGCGCGGGCTCGGCGGCGAACGCCAGGCTCGTGAATCCGGAGAAGGCGACCTTGACCGGCGATGGGGTCAGGTTCAACCCCGGCTCCTACGAGAGCGCCCTCGACGGTGCGTACGTCGCGCTGCCGAACAACATCACCGCCGGCATGTCGAACCTCACCGTCGACTATGACGTGTGGATCGACCCGGCGAACGTCGGCGAGCACCAGATGTGGGGCTTCGGCGCGAAGTCCGGCTCGTGCGACGTCGACACCGGCGCCCAGGGCTCCATCTTCGCGTCGAACACCCAGCGGTTCCGCATCGCGGTGGGTTCGGCGAACCTCCAGCAGAACCGGGTCCGCATGCCCGAGGGGGCGTGGACGCACGTCACCTACACCCAGTCGCTGAACGCGGACGGCACGAGCTGGACCGGCAGGCTTTACCTCGACGGCGTGCTGCACGCGACGTCGACGAACCTGACCACGCCGCCGTCGGTGAACGCCGCGGGGACCAACTGCAACTTCCTCGCTCGCTCGCAGACGTCGGGCCACTACTCGTTCCGCGGAACGCTCCGGGACTTCCGGGTCTACGACCGGGCGGTCAGCCTCGACGAGACGCTCGCCCTGGCGAAGAAGACCGTCTCCGATGGCGTGCGCGCCGACGCCGCCGCCATCGACCTCGGCCTGACCAGTGCGATCGTACGCGACATCGTTCTGCCCAAGGTGGGTTCCGTGGCGGGCTCGACCATCACGTGGACGAGTTCGGACCCGTCGGTCGTCGAGGTTCGCACCCCGCCGGCCCTGCCCAGCGCGCGCAAGGTCGCGGTGACCGGCAAGATCACCCGGCCCGCGAAGGGGCAGCCCGACGCGACGGCCACGCTCACGGCGACCGTCCGCAAGGGCGCCCAAGAGGTCACCACACGGGAGATCCCCATCGTGGTGAAGGCCGAGTTCGACGACGCGCAGGCCGTCGACCGTGACACGTTCGACCTGGCCCTGTACGCCACCGACGACGTGCGCGGAAACATCAACCTCCCGGCCACCGGCGAGTTCGGATCCACGATCACCTGGAAGTCGACCACCGACCTCGTCACCCCCACGGGTAAGGTGACCCGCCCGGCCTTCGGCCGTGCGGATGTCGAGGCCGTCCTGACGGCGACCGTCACCAAGGGTTCGGCCTCGAAGACGAAGTCGTTCCCGGTGACCATCACCGCCATGCCGCGTGCCGAGGAGTACGAGCGGTACTTCCTGGGCTACTTCAAGGGCGAGGGGATCGCGGACGGCGAGCAGATCATGTTCGCGACGTCCAACGGAAACACCGCTCTGGACTGGACCGGTCTGACCGGAGGCTGGCCGTCGCTCATCTCCCAGCTCGGCGACCAGGGCCTTCGTGACCCGCACATCGTCCGCTCACCCGACGGCGACACGTTCTACATGATCGCCACCGACCTGAACTGGTACGACCAGGGCGGATACGCCATCAACGACACCCAGTACATCGAGGTGTTCGAGTCGCACGACCTCGTGCATTGGACTCCTCAGCGGCACGTGAAGGTCGCGCCCGACAACGCGGGCAACGCCTTCGCGCCCGAGTCGCTGTGGGTCGAGGAGATCGGCGCCTACGCCGTGTTCTGGGCGCAGTCGCTGTGGAACGACCCCGTGAACCGCACCGGTCAGGGGAACGCGCAGATGTGGTACACCACGACGCGCGACTTCCAGACGTTCTCCGCTCCCAAGGTCTGGCAGAACCCGGCCCCGCTGTCGCGGATCGACACGACCGCGATCCGGGTCGGTGACCACTACTACCGCGTGACCAAGAACGAGGCCGGCAACCAGGGCTCGGACATCTTCTCGGAGAAGCACACCGACTTCCTGGACAGCAACATCAACAACTGGACGTTGCTGGCTCCGGCTCTGGGGCGCACGACGTGGGTCGCCAACCAGGGGTACGAGGGGCCGATCATCTTCAAGGCGAACCCCGGTGACACCTCCTGCCCCGGTCAGTTCTACCTCTGGGGTGACCGGTACACCAACGGTGGTGGATACCAGGCCGCGTGCCACGAGAACATCGAGGCTCCGACCTGGAACGCCAAGGCGATCACGATGACCAACGCGGGCGTCGTCCGTCCGCGTCACGGCACCGTGATCCCGCTCACCCTCCGCGAGTGGAACGACATCCGTAAGATCCCGAACAGCGACGTCACGACCAGCACCGAGGTGGCCGTCGAGCCGTACGCGAGCGGGGCCCAGACGACCACGGCCACCGCCACGGTCAAGGCGGCCGACGGGTTCGAGACCGGCGGTCAGGTGCGGTTCAGCATCGGCTCGTGGTCGAAGACCGCCTACCTGAAGGATGGCGCGGCCACGGTCACGCTGCCGGCGGGTCTGCCCGCGGGCACCCGGACGGTCAAGGCCGAGTACCTCGGCTTCGACTACCTGAAGGCGTCGGAAGGTACGGCGTCGTTCACGGTGCCGGTCGCTTCGGAGCTCGCGCTGACCGTGACCGCCACCGCCCGCTGCGTGGGCACCACGGC
- a CDS encoding S28 family serine protease: MFSAALASSLLVAVPAAATPASGAGTVPAKSAASTAGNAKDDLLARLKAVPGLRVVSVKKGRAKGYKDYTLTFTQPVDHRNPRGTTFQQRLTLSHRSLDRPVVLYTSGYFVPKKVWLEEPTYGLDANQLSVEHRFFGTSLPKPKDWAKLDIWQEASDEHAIVEALKQVYDGAWIGTGASKGGMTAVYHHRFYPGDLDGVVAYVAPNDAVNADDRVYERFFTTVGTPSCRSALRTVQREALKRRKSLVPRLTAMARREGLTFRRTIGTADRSFEMSVLDSAWTFWQYFRQQDCRDIPGEKASDAAIFRWVDKIQTWKQYTDQGIEPYLPYYYQAATQLGWASLSFAHLKGLTRYPGLYQPNSVLPASLRARFDGRAMRDVDAWVTRQASRMMFVYGGRDPWSAERFTPKGTDCHVFVAPSANHGASISHLSSRDFAEATATLRRWARLT; this comes from the coding sequence ATGTTCTCGGCGGCGCTGGCGTCGTCCCTGCTGGTCGCGGTCCCCGCGGCGGCCACCCCGGCGAGCGGCGCCGGGACGGTCCCGGCGAAGTCCGCGGCTTCCACGGCCGGGAACGCGAAGGACGACCTCCTGGCGCGGCTCAAAGCCGTCCCCGGCCTCCGTGTGGTGTCGGTGAAGAAGGGGCGGGCGAAGGGCTACAAGGACTACACCCTCACCTTCACCCAGCCGGTGGACCACCGGAACCCGCGCGGCACCACGTTCCAGCAGCGGCTCACTCTCTCGCACCGGTCGCTGGACCGGCCCGTGGTGCTCTACACCAGCGGATATTTCGTGCCGAAGAAGGTCTGGCTCGAGGAGCCCACCTATGGGCTCGACGCCAACCAGCTCTCCGTCGAGCACCGTTTCTTCGGCACCTCGCTCCCGAAGCCGAAGGACTGGGCGAAGCTCGACATCTGGCAGGAGGCGAGCGACGAACACGCGATCGTCGAGGCGCTCAAGCAGGTCTACGACGGTGCTTGGATCGGCACCGGGGCCAGCAAGGGCGGCATGACCGCCGTCTACCACCACCGGTTCTATCCGGGCGACCTCGACGGAGTCGTGGCCTACGTCGCACCCAACGACGCGGTCAACGCCGACGACCGCGTCTACGAGCGGTTCTTCACGACCGTGGGCACGCCGTCGTGCCGGTCCGCCCTGCGCACCGTGCAGCGGGAGGCGCTCAAGCGCCGCAAGAGCCTGGTCCCCCGGCTCACGGCCATGGCCAGGCGCGAGGGCCTCACCTTCCGCCGCACCATCGGCACGGCCGACCGCTCCTTCGAGATGAGCGTGCTCGACTCCGCCTGGACGTTCTGGCAGTACTTCCGGCAGCAGGACTGCAGGGACATCCCCGGGGAGAAGGCTTCCGACGCCGCCATCTTCCGATGGGTGGACAAGATCCAGACCTGGAAGCAGTACACCGACCAGGGCATCGAGCCGTACCTGCCCTACTACTACCAGGCGGCCACCCAGCTCGGCTGGGCGTCCCTGAGCTTCGCCCACCTCAAGGGCCTGACCCGGTATCCGGGGCTCTACCAGCCGAACTCCGTGCTGCCCGCGTCCCTCCGCGCCCGTTTCGACGGCAGGGCCATGCGGGACGTGGACGCGTGGGTGACCCGGCAGGCGAGCCGGATGATGTTCGTCTACGGCGGGCGGGATCCCTGGAGTGCCGAGCGGTTCACGCCGAAGGGAACGGACTGCCATGTGTTCGTCGCCCCGAGCGCCAACCACGGCGCGAGCATCAGCCACCTGTCCTCTCGCGACTTTGCCGAGGCCACGGCCACCCTCAGGCGCTGGGCCCGGCTCACCTGA
- a CDS encoding ADP-ribosylation/crystallin J1 produces the protein MSDELTTLWRPTGPEELELVRRSRWRAWPPRLPEQPIFYPVLNEAYAIRIARDWNAPRHGVGYVTRFRVSSEFLARYPIRQVGGETILELWVPAEELDEFNAHISGLIEVVHEFRQDLDRR, from the coding sequence ATGTCGGACGAGCTGACGACCTTGTGGCGGCCGACCGGGCCGGAGGAGTTGGAACTGGTTCGGCGGTCCCGGTGGCGGGCGTGGCCGCCGCGGCTACCTGAGCAGCCCATTTTCTATCCGGTGCTCAACGAGGCCTACGCGATCAGAATCGCCCGTGACTGGAATGCTCCCCGCCACGGGGTGGGCTACGTGACGCGTTTCCGGGTTTCCAGTGAGTTCCTGGCCCGATATCCGATCCGGCAGGTCGGCGGGGAGACGATCCTCGAGCTGTGGGTGCCCGCCGAGGAGCTGGACGAATTCAACGCGCACATTTCCGGCCTCATCGAAGTGGTGCACGAGTTTCGACAGGATCTCGACAGGCGCTGA
- a CDS encoding copper resistance protein CopC → MARRLGRLLLLIVVGVLTMTALAAPASAHGQLAMSTPVKDSTVREPMKSLALYFTEAPAPNAYFAVTAPSGARVDRPWVHGRPERLDEPVQEYNLVNGTWEPVVYNTGFPAEIPVAYWPERGEYVVRYLSIASDGEPVRGELRFTYKGRTSGPPKGWQAPDNEPDPGLLDSHEPGSGAQTPVSEAGGSPAPVTQAGGNPAPVTQAGSPAAIGPAAPQAGGSPAAVPETGGQGAVPGTGTAGTAARTAQPADSVLSVWLVPSILVVGTGVLVVRAARRPAPATPAPRRPSGRPQARKRSRAPASRTPQRPKSTKRR, encoded by the coding sequence ATGGCGCGCCGGCTCGGCCGGTTGCTTCTGCTGATCGTCGTCGGCGTGCTGACGATGACCGCCTTGGCGGCGCCCGCTTCCGCCCATGGCCAGCTGGCGATGTCGACACCGGTCAAGGACAGTACGGTGCGCGAGCCGATGAAGTCCCTCGCTCTCTACTTCACCGAGGCACCCGCCCCGAACGCGTACTTCGCGGTCACCGCCCCCAGCGGCGCCCGCGTCGACCGGCCCTGGGTGCACGGCCGGCCCGAACGCCTCGACGAGCCGGTCCAGGAGTACAACCTCGTCAACGGAACGTGGGAACCCGTCGTGTACAACACCGGGTTCCCGGCGGAGATCCCGGTCGCCTACTGGCCGGAGCGGGGCGAGTACGTCGTGCGCTACCTGTCGATCGCCTCCGACGGGGAGCCGGTGCGGGGAGAGCTGCGGTTCACCTACAAGGGCAGGACCTCGGGGCCGCCCAAGGGCTGGCAGGCACCGGACAACGAGCCCGACCCCGGCCTGCTCGACTCACACGAGCCCGGCAGCGGCGCCCAGACCCCGGTGTCCGAGGCCGGCGGAAGCCCGGCCCCGGTGACACAGGCCGGCGGGAACCCGGCCCCGGTGACACAGGCCGGCAGCCCGGCGGCGATCGGCCCGGCGGCGCCCCAAGCCGGCGGCAGCCCGGCCGCGGTACCCGAGACCGGCGGTCAGGGCGCCGTGCCCGGAACCGGCACGGCCGGCACCGCCGCCCGGACAGCGCAGCCGGCCGACTCCGTGTTGTCGGTATGGCTGGTCCCCTCGATCCTCGTCGTGGGAACGGGCGTCCTGGTCGTGCGGGCGGCGCGGCGGCCCGCGCCCGCCACCCCGGCACCCCGTCGGCCTTCCGGTCGCCCCCAGGCCAGGAAACGCTCACGCGCCCCGGCGTCACGCACCCCCCAGCGCCCCAAATCCACCAAACGACGCTGA
- a CDS encoding cellulose binding domain-containing protein codes for MSTFRRRAAALVTSAAAALTGALTWVAGASPAGAATGCAVTYRITSQWPGGFGADVTVTNLGDTINGWTLGWSFTAGQQISQSWNAAVTQTGTAVTAGGVDYNRTIASNASVSFGFNGSWNSTNPAPASFTLNGVTCTGGVSSTPSASPTRSPSPSPSFSPSPSPSASPTPSPTPALGRITVWLAGDSTVANSSGAPIVGWGRELGQYLTTDATVVNNAVGGRSVQTWLYESAVTDRMNSSGECALSSTAYASRWQSMLNASTGMKAGDYLFIQFGINDGSPTCPRHVGAARYRELLTTMVGAARQRGANPVLVTPVAALTCSGSTATPNRGFVTDTFAVGTATGAPVIDLHKLSYTLYNSLRFCPYNGDYTSGPVGAFFANDHTHFEAAGARQIAGLVAGAVRDQRLGLAAYLR; via the coding sequence ATGAGCACGTTCCGGCGACGAGCCGCCGCCCTGGTCACCTCGGCCGCGGCCGCGCTGACGGGAGCGCTGACATGGGTGGCAGGCGCATCGCCCGCCGGCGCCGCCACCGGATGCGCCGTCACCTACCGGATCACCAGCCAGTGGCCCGGCGGGTTCGGCGCGGACGTCACGGTGACCAACCTCGGCGACACGATCAACGGCTGGACCCTCGGCTGGTCCTTCACCGCGGGCCAGCAGATCAGCCAGTCCTGGAACGCGGCCGTCACGCAGACCGGGACCGCCGTCACCGCCGGAGGCGTCGACTACAACCGCACGATCGCGAGCAACGCGTCGGTGAGCTTCGGATTCAACGGCTCGTGGAACTCCACCAACCCCGCGCCGGCGAGCTTCACGCTCAACGGCGTCACCTGCACCGGCGGGGTCTCGAGCACCCCCAGCGCCTCCCCGACCCGCTCTCCCAGTCCCAGTCCCAGCTTCAGCCCCAGCCCCAGCCCCAGCGCGAGCCCGACTCCGAGTCCCACTCCCGCTCTGGGACGGATCACCGTCTGGCTGGCCGGCGACTCCACCGTCGCCAACAGCTCCGGCGCCCCCATCGTCGGATGGGGCCGGGAACTCGGCCAGTACCTCACCACGGACGCCACCGTGGTCAACAACGCCGTCGGCGGCCGCAGCGTGCAGACCTGGCTGTACGAGTCGGCCGTCACCGACCGCATGAACTCCTCCGGCGAATGCGCGCTCAGCTCGACCGCCTACGCCTCCCGCTGGCAGTCCATGCTCAACGCCTCGACCGGGATGAAGGCCGGCGACTACCTGTTCATCCAGTTCGGCATCAACGACGGCTCCCCCACCTGCCCCCGCCACGTCGGCGCCGCCAGGTATCGGGAGTTGCTCACCACGATGGTCGGCGCGGCCAGGCAGCGCGGTGCCAACCCCGTACTCGTGACCCCCGTGGCCGCCCTGACCTGCAGCGGAAGCACGGCCACGCCCAACCGCGGGTTCGTCACCGACACGTTCGCCGTGGGCACGGCCACCGGAGCCCCGGTCATCGACCTGCACAAGCTGAGTTACACGCTCTACAACAGCCTGCGCTTCTGCCCGTACAACGGCGACTACACCTCCGGCCCGGTCGGCGCCTTCTTCGCCAACGACCACACCCACTTCGAGGCCGCCGGCGCCCGGCAGATCGCCGGCCTCGTCGCCGGGGCGGTCCGCGACCAGCGGCTCGGCCTCGCGGCGTACCTCCGATAG
- a CDS encoding cellulose binding domain-containing protein, with translation MRFIRLAVVAAALGTALATVLASPPGAQAAAGDGTPTDPNIRFVGRWDVRNGSAYVPGWAGAYFTTGFTGTTVKLKQRDTIDLYYSIDGRPDTYLQNVRGTVDLTPAPLSAGNHTLRVSYRVVAGSYHGDAVFQGLVLDPGARTLPARPARGVVEFVGDSITVGTTTSKNALTAYGWLVGEQLGLDHTQVAQGGACLVTTADGCVGLDRRFVKVSAVDGAPDHDFSRYRADVVVINLGTNDVGHGVSTTQFQNSYVGLLRTIRGKYPTAAILALQTFRGRYVPQTQDAVRTVNNAGDRNVFFVGTDGWVPPDGLSDSVHPNDAGHRAIAAELAPIVAEHLAPTPSPSPTPTPSPSPTPSPAPSASPSPTPPASPSPVPPASPSATPSGPAAGCEVRYTVTNQWPGGFQADVQVTNTGSGALSPWALRWTFANGQRIGQGWNGTFTQTGATVTVNGPDWNPALAPGASATVGFTATWNGANNAPASFILNDTGCRIT, from the coding sequence ATGAGATTCATCCGCCTGGCCGTCGTGGCCGCCGCCCTCGGGACCGCCCTCGCGACCGTGCTCGCGTCGCCACCCGGAGCCCAGGCCGCCGCCGGTGACGGGACGCCCACCGATCCGAACATCCGCTTCGTCGGCCGCTGGGACGTCCGCAACGGCTCCGCCTACGTCCCGGGCTGGGCCGGCGCCTACTTCACGACCGGCTTCACGGGCACCACCGTCAAGCTCAAGCAACGCGACACCATCGACCTCTACTACAGCATCGACGGCCGCCCCGACACGTACCTGCAGAACGTGCGGGGCACGGTCGATTTGACCCCGGCCCCGTTATCCGCCGGCAATCACACCCTGCGCGTCTCCTACCGCGTGGTGGCCGGCTCCTACCACGGGGACGCGGTGTTCCAGGGCCTGGTCCTCGACCCGGGTGCGCGCACCCTGCCCGCCCGGCCGGCCCGCGGCGTGGTCGAGTTCGTCGGCGACTCCATCACCGTCGGCACCACCACCTCGAAGAACGCCCTCACCGCCTACGGATGGCTGGTCGGCGAGCAACTCGGGCTGGACCACACGCAGGTCGCCCAGGGAGGCGCCTGCCTGGTCACCACGGCCGACGGCTGCGTCGGCCTGGACCGCCGCTTCGTTAAGGTCAGCGCCGTCGACGGGGCTCCCGACCACGACTTCTCGCGCTACCGGGCGGACGTCGTCGTGATCAACCTCGGCACCAACGACGTGGGGCACGGCGTGTCCACGACTCAGTTCCAGAACTCCTACGTCGGCCTGCTGCGCACCATCCGCGGCAAATACCCCACAGCCGCGATCCTGGCCCTGCAGACCTTCCGCGGGCGGTACGTCCCGCAGACCCAGGACGCGGTGCGGACCGTCAACAACGCCGGCGACCGCAACGTCTTCTTCGTCGGCACCGACGGATGGGTGCCGCCCGACGGCCTGTCCGACAGCGTCCACCCCAACGACGCCGGACACCGCGCGATCGCGGCCGAACTCGCGCCGATCGTGGCCGAGCACCTCGCCCCGACACCAAGCCCCTCCCCCACCCCGACCCCGAGCCCCTCCCCCACCCCGAGCCCGGCTCCCTCCGCATCCCCAAGCCCCACGCCTCCGGCATCACCCAGCCCCGTCCCCCCGGCATCGCCCAGCGCCACGCCGAGCGGCCCGGCCGCCGGGTGCGAAGTGCGCTACACCGTGACCAACCAGTGGCCCGGCGGCTTCCAGGCCGACGTACAGGTCACCAACACCGGCTCCGGCGCCCTGAGCCCGTGGGCGCTGCGCTGGACGTTCGCCAACGGTCAGCGGATCGGCCAGGGCTGGAACGGCACGTTCACCCAGACCGGTGCCACGGTCACCGTCAACGGCCCGGACTGGAACCCGGCGCTCGCCCCCGGCGCCTCCGCGACCGTCGGCTTCACCGCGACATGGAACGGCGCCAACAACGCACCGGCCTCCTTCATCCTCAACGACACCGGATGCCGGATCACCTGA
- a CDS encoding TOBE domain-containing protein — protein sequence MTTFRISEAAVLLGVSSDTVRRWVDAGRLAAVRDEHGHRRISGADLAAFARSQVETTGDGGRSSARNRFRGIVTEVIRDAVMAQVEIAAGPFRVVSLMSRQAADELGLEAGVVAVAVIKSTNVVVEIPGHERVAAGP from the coding sequence GTGACGACGTTCCGGATCAGCGAGGCCGCCGTGTTGCTCGGGGTCAGCTCCGACACCGTCCGCCGATGGGTGGACGCGGGCCGGCTGGCCGCCGTACGGGACGAGCACGGCCATCGACGGATCAGCGGGGCCGACCTGGCCGCTTTCGCCCGATCGCAGGTCGAGACGACCGGTGACGGCGGGCGGTCCTCGGCGCGTAACCGCTTCCGCGGGATCGTCACCGAGGTCATCAGGGACGCGGTGATGGCTCAGGTGGAGATCGCGGCCGGGCCGTTCCGGGTGGTGTCGCTGATGAGCCGGCAGGCCGCCGACGAGCTGGGCCTGGAGGCGGGGGTGGTGGCGGTCGCCGTGATCAAGTCCACCAACGTCGTCGTCGAGATTCCCGGCCACGAGCGCGTGGCCGCCGGCCCGTGA
- the modA gene encoding molybdate ABC transporter substrate-binding protein, which produces MVFRRLSRWAVAVPVALVIAGLSGCGSEEPATSSASTAAAAGAKELNVFAAASLTGTFTELGRTFETAHPGTTVKFNFGSSATLAQQIVQGAPADVFAAASPATMKTVTDASPASAPTTFVRNKLEIAVPKDNPAKVDELKDLTDPTVKVALCAEQVPCGAAAVRALNAAGLKVTPVTLEQDVKATLTKVELGEVDAALVYTTDVIAAAGKVRGIDFPEADKAINDYPIATLSKAPAGDLAKQFVDLVLSQQGKDVLTTAGFEAP; this is translated from the coding sequence TTGGTGTTCAGGCGCCTCTCGCGATGGGCGGTCGCCGTGCCCGTCGCGCTGGTGATCGCCGGGCTGTCCGGTTGCGGCTCGGAGGAACCGGCCACGTCCTCGGCGTCGACGGCGGCGGCCGCCGGGGCCAAGGAGCTGAACGTCTTCGCGGCCGCGTCGTTGACCGGGACGTTCACCGAGCTCGGCAGGACCTTCGAGACCGCACACCCGGGCACGACGGTGAAGTTCAACTTCGGCTCCAGCGCGACACTCGCGCAGCAGATCGTGCAGGGCGCCCCGGCCGACGTGTTCGCCGCGGCGAGCCCGGCCACGATGAAGACCGTCACGGACGCGTCGCCGGCGAGCGCGCCGACCACCTTCGTGCGCAACAAGCTGGAGATCGCCGTCCCGAAGGACAACCCGGCCAAGGTCGACGAGCTGAAGGACCTGACCGATCCCACGGTGAAGGTGGCGCTGTGCGCCGAGCAGGTGCCGTGCGGGGCGGCGGCCGTCAGGGCGCTGAACGCGGCCGGGCTCAAGGTCACTCCGGTCACCCTGGAGCAGGACGTCAAGGCAACGCTGACCAAGGTCGAGCTGGGCGAGGTGGACGCCGCCCTGGTCTACACGACCGACGTGATCGCCGCGGCGGGCAAGGTGCGGGGCATCGACTTCCCCGAGGCGGACAAGGCGATCAACGACTACCCGATCGCGACGCTGTCGAAGGCTCCCGCCGGTGACCTGGCCAAGCAGTTCGTCGATCTCGTGCTGTCGCAGCAGGGCAAGGACGTGCTGACCACGGCCGGCTTCGAAGCGCCCTGA
- a CDS encoding ABC transporter permease → MTARPDTSRSGAAGRREVSARLPWMLVLPAVAGLAFLVLPLAGLLIRAPWPTLLRRLAEPQVLEALRLSLLCATSATAVCVLFGVPLAWLLARVEFPGRRVVRALVTVPLVLPPVVGGVALLLVLGRRGLIGQWLESAFGITLPFTTIGVIVAEAFVATPFLVISVEGALRAADRRFEEAAATLGASRWTVFRRVTLPLIMPGVVAGAVLCWARALGEFGATITFAGNFPGTTRTMPLAVYLALETEPEAAIVLSLVLLTVSVVILAGLRDRWVNSP, encoded by the coding sequence ATGACCGCCCGTCCAGACACGTCCCGCAGCGGCGCAGCCGGACGCCGTGAGGTCTCCGCTCGGTTGCCATGGATGCTGGTGCTCCCGGCCGTGGCGGGGCTGGCCTTCCTGGTTCTGCCGCTGGCCGGGCTGCTGATCCGGGCGCCCTGGCCGACGCTGCTCCGGCGGCTGGCCGAGCCGCAGGTGCTGGAGGCGCTGCGGCTGTCGCTGCTGTGCGCCACCTCCGCCACGGCCGTCTGTGTGCTGTTCGGGGTGCCGCTGGCCTGGCTGCTGGCCCGGGTGGAGTTCCCGGGCCGGCGGGTGGTGCGGGCCCTGGTGACCGTGCCGCTGGTGCTGCCGCCGGTGGTGGGCGGTGTGGCGCTGCTGCTGGTGCTGGGGCGGCGCGGGCTGATCGGTCAGTGGCTGGAGTCAGCCTTCGGGATCACGCTGCCCTTCACCACCATCGGAGTGATCGTCGCCGAGGCGTTCGTGGCCACGCCGTTCCTGGTGATCAGCGTCGAGGGGGCGCTGCGCGCCGCGGACCGGCGGTTCGAGGAGGCGGCGGCCACGCTGGGCGCCTCCCGCTGGACCGTCTTCCGCCGGGTCACCCTGCCGCTCATCATGCCCGGCGTCGTGGCCGGGGCGGTGCTGTGCTGGGCACGGGCGCTCGGCGAGTTCGGCGCCACCATCACCTTCGCCGGCAACTTCCCCGGCACCACTCGTACGATGCCACTGGCCGTCTATCTGGCGTTGGAGACCGAGCCGGAGGCGGCGATCGTACTCAGCCTGGTCCTGCTGACCGTTTCCGTGGTCATCCTGGCCGGCCTGCGCGATCGGTGGGTGAACAGCCCATGA